Part of the Marinitoga sp. 38H-ov genome is shown below.
TTAAATGAAATAAATAATTTTTCATTATCTTTTTTAATATCTAAATTTGAATATTCAAATTTAGTATATGATAAACCATATCCAAATTCATATAAAGGTTCTTTTTTAAATGTATCAAAATATCTATATCCAACATAAATTCCTTCGTCATATATAACCTCATCTCCATTTACAGGAAATGGTAATGAAGGTAGATCTTCAAATCTTTTTGCAATTGTTAAAGCTAATTTTCCTGATGGAGAATGATTTCCTTTTACAATATCAGCAACAGCTCTTCCCGTTTCTTGGCCTGCTTGCCATATTAGCATTATTCCATCTACAAGTTCTTCCCAAGTTGCCATTTCAATTGGTGATCCAATATTTAAAAGAATACCTACTTTTTTATTTCTCTTTCTAAATTCTTTTGAAACCTCTTTTATTAATTTTATTTCATCATCGTATAAGTAAAAATCTTTAATATCAATATCAAAAAATTCTCCAGATATTCTGCTAATAACTATAATTGCCAAATCATTATTATCGGCGTAATAAGAAATATTATCAATAACGTTTTGGGGTAATCTTGGATATAATGTATGTCCTAAATCATTATGATATGGTTTATATTTTTCTTTTCGTAATTCTTCAATTTTATTTTTATATATATTATATAGTTTTTCATCAAAATCAATATTTTTTTCTTTAAAACCATCAATTATGTTAATTACATACTTTGGATGAGTGTCGCCGCTTCCTAAACCGCCTTTAATTGTTTCAATTTGAGCTGTACCAAATACAGCTACTTTTTTATCTTTTATAGGAAAAACATCATTATTTTTTAATAACACAATTCCTTCTAATGCAGCATTATATGCTGTTTTTGCATGTTCATCTAAATTAGGATTATTTGAATAATTATAATTATTATATTTAGGTGTTTTTATAACTAAATTCAATAAGTTTCTTATAGCTTCATCAATATCTTCTTCAGTTAATATACCTTCATTTAATCCTTTTTTTATTTCTTCTCTTTCATCAATTCTATAATTTAAGACTTGATAAGATTTTCCTGGCATAATTAAATCATTTCCGGCTTTTACTTGATGTGCTCCAGAATCACCTGCAAACCAATCGCTCATTACTAAACCATCAAATCCCCATTCTTCTCTTAAAATCTTTTTTATTAAGTACTCGCTTTGAGAACAATAATATCCATTAACCTTATTATATGCTGTCATAACTGTCCAAGGTTTTGCTTTTAATGCAATTTCAAAACTTTTTAAATATATTTCTCTTAATGCTCTTTCTGAAACAATAGTATCTATTTTCATTCTATTTGTTTCCTGATTGTTTGCAACAAAATGTTTAATAGATGTTCCAACTCCTTTTGATTGAACTCCTTCAACAAAGCTAGCTGCCATTTCTCCAGAAACAAGCGGATCTTCAGAATAATATTCAAAGTTTCTACCACCTAATGGATTCCTTTGAATATTTAAAGCAGGGGCTAATAATACATCAACACCATATTCTTTAGTTTCTTCCCCCATTGCTTCTCCAACTTCTCTAAGAATGTCTCTATTCCAAGTTGAAGCTAACATAGATTCAATAGGGAATGAAGTTGCATAGTATTTATTATTTTCTCTATCAGGGAAAATTCTTAAACCGGCAGGGCCGTCAGCTAGATAAATATCTGGTAATCCCTTAACCCCACGAATAATTCCTACTGTTCCTCTAACTTCAACATCATCATTACCAAATTGACCAGGTAATCCTGGACCAACTATAAAATCTAGTTTTTCATCTAATGTCATGTTATTAATAAAATCTTCAATATTCATTATTAATCCTCCTCACACTATTTCTTTCAATTAAGGTTGTTGGAAGAACAACGTTTTTAGGTAATCTCTTTCTCTTATTTGTAATTCTTTCAATTAATATTTCTGTAGCTGTTATGCCTATTTCTTCTCTAGGTTGCTTAATTGTAGTAAGTTTTGGATTTACAAATTCAGCAAAAGGAGAATCGTCAAATCCAATAATAGAAACATCATCTGGTATTTTATAACCATAGCTTTTTAAAGCATCCATTGCACCAAACGCGGTCCAGTCATTAACGGCAAAAACAGCTGTAAAGTTTAAAGGATTTTTTGCTAAATATGAATAAATTGCATCACTTCCGTCATTTGGATTATATCCTTCAGTTTCAGAAAAAATAACATTCAAATCAGATTTTTTATACATAAATTTTCTGATCCCTTTTAATCTTTCAATAGCTGCAGGAGAATTATTAGGACCTCTAATTACAAATATATTTCTATGTCCATTTTTATATAAATATTCAATAGCCTTATATGCTCCACCTTCATTATCTACATTAACAACATCAAAATTGATCTCTTCAACATTAAAATCCATAACCACAATAGGAACTCCGCTGTTAATAAACCTATCAATTAATTTAGTATCTCCATAGAATTCTGCTAAAATTATTCCGTCAACTTTTCTTTTAAAATATTGATCAAGAATATTTTTTTCATTTAAAGGGTCATTTTTTGGAATAGCCAACATTATGTCAAAACCCTTTTCATATGCAAAACTTTCAATTGCCATAACAATATCGCTATAATGATAACCTCTAATATCCGGCACTAAAACACCTATAGTTTTGAATAATATATTATTACTAAAAGAAGGTTTTGGCTTATAATTTAATTTTTTAATAGCTTTTAAAACTCTTTTTCGTGTTTCAGCAGAAACATTTTCACTTCCATTTAATACGCGTGAAACCGTCGCAACAGAAACATTTGAAAGTTTAGCAACATCTTTTATATTTGCCATAATATCACCTCAAAATTAATCCTCTTTTTTTTGCCAAACTTTTATATAGTCCACATACATTTTTGCAGGAAACTTTGTTCTATAATCAGGATATCCGGGCCAATTTCCACCAACAGCTAGATTTACTATAAAAAAGAAATAGTTATCAAATACCCAATTTAATCCTCTTTTCTTTATAACATCTTTTTTTACTGTTGAATAAACATTTCCATCAACTAAAAAAGATATTTGATTTTCATCCCATTCTAAGCCAAATGTGTGAAAATTATCTACAAAATTTGA
Proteins encoded:
- a CDS encoding LacI family DNA-binding transcriptional regulator, with product MANIKDVAKLSNVSVATVSRVLNGSENVSAETRKRVLKAIKKLNYKPKPSFSNNILFKTIGVLVPDIRGYHYSDIVMAIESFAYEKGFDIMLAIPKNDPLNEKNILDQYFKRKVDGIILAEFYGDTKLIDRFINSGVPIVVMDFNVEEINFDVVNVDNEGGAYKAIEYLYKNGHRNIFVIRGPNNSPAAIERLKGIRKFMYKKSDLNVIFSETEGYNPNDGSDAIYSYLAKNPLNFTAVFAVNDWTAFGAMDALKSYGYKIPDDVSIIGFDDSPFAEFVNPKLTTIKQPREEIGITATEILIERITNKRKRLPKNVVLPTTLIERNSVRRINNEY
- a CDS encoding beta-glucosidase — protein: MNIEDFINNMTLDEKLDFIVGPGLPGQFGNDDVEVRGTVGIIRGVKGLPDIYLADGPAGLRIFPDRENNKYYATSFPIESMLASTWNRDILREVGEAMGEETKEYGVDVLLAPALNIQRNPLGGRNFEYYSEDPLVSGEMAASFVEGVQSKGVGTSIKHFVANNQETNRMKIDTIVSERALREIYLKSFEIALKAKPWTVMTAYNKVNGYYCSQSEYLIKKILREEWGFDGLVMSDWFAGDSGAHQVKAGNDLIMPGKSYQVLNYRIDEREEIKKGLNEGILTEEDIDEAIRNLLNLVIKTPKYNNYNYSNNPNLDEHAKTAYNAALEGIVLLKNNDVFPIKDKKVAVFGTAQIETIKGGLGSGDTHPKYVINIIDGFKEKNIDFDEKLYNIYKNKIEELRKEKYKPYHNDLGHTLYPRLPQNVIDNISYYADNNDLAIIVISRISGEFFDIDIKDFYLYDDEIKLIKEVSKEFRKRNKKVGILLNIGSPIEMATWEELVDGIMLIWQAGQETGRAVADIVKGNHSPSGKLALTIAKRFEDLPSLPFPVNGDEVIYDEGIYVGYRYFDTFKKEPLYEFGYGLSYTKFEYSNLDIKKDNEKLFISFNVKNIGGFPGKEISQIYIRAPKGKIDKPFQELKGFEKTKLLNPGEFQKINIKINIKDLSSYHEGWILEHGQYEIRVGASSRDIRLIEKIDL